CTGCACGATGCATGCCAACTGCTGCGTTGGGCTCGACAACAAGATCCAAGACCTGTCGGCCACGCTCGACGACTGGAGGAAGTACTTGGCTTCGGGCTCGGGCGATTGGAGTGTCCCCAAGGCCTGCGTGTAAGTTATCCTAAAGTTTTCCTCGAGTCCACGAGATGTCTCAATTTGGGAGTCAGCATAAATGTTCTATACGAGTTAACGATGTCCAATTTCGCAGAGGATCCCTTGGCAAGCCGCACAAGCCGCATAGGCGTGGTCTTTTTCGGAGACGCTAaggttcatcttcttctctaTACCGACGGATCAAACAGATAAGGTAATCAAACAATTGATTATTTAGTTTTAAATttagaatatttatttattttctccatGTTTGATCAATGAAGCAATCAATTATATCCTTTCTTACACAACTTAATCTTCAATGTTGCAGGATCCGCGTATTCCCCCAAACTCATCAATGTCGAAAATTCTATCTCGGTTTATACCACAATCCATTGATTGTCTTCATCGACAAACTCTTTTCATTTCTTGAACATTGTCCGGAAGTTATTATCCAAAGCTGTTggcctcaaaattccaatgCTCTCGACATCGCGCCAAAGGGTGCTGGAatgttagattttttttaaaaaaaacatgaaTCCCATCAAAGAGAATACAACAGTAGGGATCTCCTCCTTAATCAGTCACACCAGCAAATCGCGTGCAAAGATTTTTGTCCAGTTATTTCAATGTTTTGTGTATTTATAAATGAGTTATTTCATCGTAAGACAGGATTTGTTGTTGTAACACAAACCCGATGCCAGGAACCTgaaccttctttttttctttttgctgatATAAAAGCAAAACACAGAGTCGAATCGTGTTCTACTTCTGCAGTAAAAGAGTTCTCTTTCCTTAGGACTAATCCGACAAAAGAATGCCATTAGCAGTATCTGCTCTTAACTCCTGCAGCCAAGCTAGAAACCATGAAGGGAATGGTTCACTTCCAACTAGGGAGATGTGATAAATACCTGGTTCTGGATTGTAAAGAATATGCAGGTAAAACGGTCAATTCCCTTACACTTCCAAATCACGATACACGTGCCACTTTTTGTATCTTTGATGTCCAGGCAAAACGGGCCTAAGTCGAGAAGCAGTTGTACAACTTGAACTGCAACACCCTCTGAAACTATCAATGCAGTCTTCACAGCATCTGCATAATTGATgaccagaaaaagaaaaaatatgcgTGAAGCAGGAAAAAAACAGAAGGAGCTAGCAAAGAAAATCTTCTAAAACCAGAAAACTAGGAACTACTTGCAAGCTGCCATATGATGACACGTGAAAGCAAGATGGAGAGGAAAGACAGATTTGACTCACAGAAATAGCAGGTTGCAGTCTAGATTCGCACAATTCCGGTGTCTTAACTCGCGGACTGATGAACCACATATATGGCACTTTGCAAATTTATCTTCATCCAAGAGTTGTTCTTGTACATGTGTCTCAGCTATGGCTTCAGGCTTGTAGGCAGAGGGCGGGAGAGCGAGTCGTGAGTCAAACATGAACAGATTTCCCACCCATCCTGTAGGGCCTTCATTTTCAAGGTAATGAGAGACGCCTCCCTTCAAGGTGTACAAATTCTTGAAGCCCTTTTTTCTGCACTACGATCTTACGCAAATCAGAACTGGAACTTCCCAGCGTCTCAACAGTATAAGAGTCTTATATGCAAGTCTTTGCTTTAACTTGTATAGAAACTACAAATGTggaaatcaattaattatgttTCTCCATGTAAGTGCATTTCATGAATATAACAATGATATCACCGGAAAGTTTTGAAACTTCACATACTCTCTCTGAAGTTCTAACGGAGTCATCCATCATGTGTGCTCCAAGATTATCAAAAGATCAATAACGacttaattttgtaaattgGGTTGTACGGGAATGACGCAAGAAAGGCAGATTAAGGTGAAGAATTGATTACCTCAGAATGGTAGAATAGACATCGCAGCGAATGCCCCCCGTACAATACATTAGTACTTCTGTTTTCTCCTTGTCAACATCAGCAAGGGGATCTGAATTGCTGACGACCTGGACAATAACCTCAAACAAGGTTAATTTCCTTGGTGACAACCATCCAAAAGGCAATCTCTAAGCACAGGTATTGTTAAGTAGAGTACATAATGCTGCTTTCCATTTTTCATGATGGATGAACGATCAAATATAAGTCCTAGCAGAAGAGGTCCAACCAATCTAGAACATTAAAAAAGCATGCAAcaattttccaaaataaaaGATATCACCCAATTAGTGTACTAATACCTTTGACTGAGAAGAACCAAAAGACGTACTCCTAAAGCAGTCCACCTCAGGACGTTTAGCTCCACGAAAATGACCAATATCCCACTCATACCCTGCTGACAAAGCAATAAAAGTGTGGTCCCAACGAAATCACAAAGCAGCATCTGGGTTTATCTATGAAAAGAGAGAATTAGCAATAGAAGGAAACTTGTATGAGATGAACTGTCTTTTATGCAAACGAGGCTTAGCAGTAGGAGTTGTACTCCTCTACAATTTTCACTTTATTAAATAAGCAGACCCATATTCACGCTCATGTTCTTATATTTGCTGCTTCTTTTAATTCTGTAGTGCGAAGCGTCCGAACATTTCACAGCTAGCTGGAACCTTCAATAATTTGAAGTGCAATTACGATCTAAAGTACACAGCATATGAATCACAGGTCATGCAAATATAGCCATTTTAGTTGCAGAAACCTCAGGAGCATTTTCACAGGATAAAATTACCATTCCTCACGTCTAATACAACACATTCTCCAGTTGATGCATTCACAGTTCTGAGCTTTTTCTTCCATTCAGATGGTGCCAAAGGTGTTGCCCTAATGGAAGGATCAAGCAAAGGCAGAGTTGAAATACCCCCTTCCAACTGAGGCAAAAAAACCAGGATAAAGATAAATTTTGACTTCTCATTTAGATAACTCAAATTGAAAGAGAGTGGACGAACAAAATTATTCTGTCTTCGCGAAGCAAGCTGAAACCGAAGAAATTTACGTTACATAGATTACCTGTACCAAGGGCTTAAACTGCACCTTTAACTTTGGGAATGCATGCCCATTTAGAGCAGGAGAAACCTGAACTAAAATGTCGGAAAATCTGCCGTCTTCTCTTAACCATTCTACATATGAAAGAGCATCCTTTGATGGTCCACTGTACTGCACAATGATGATGCTGATAAGTATAAAAAATAGACTGACACTGCTAGTCTAAGAGTCATGACAATCGGAACAGGTTCAAGCTCTCCATTTTAAGAAATCGTTACCCGTTTCTCAATGTAGATGTGAATAACAAGCTTAAAAGACATTGTCTGTTGAGTAGATATATCTTCTTTGAACCAGGGGAGAAAACAGTACCTGGGCGTTGATTCCTTGCTCGTTGAGATATATCCGACCATGTACATCGAGATCCTGAGAAATGTAGATAACAGAAGAACACGAGAGGGTGAATGAATCCCAATAGTCCAACGATTCTACACATGAATCTATAAGATGCACTGCAACTGTTTTAATGAATCTAACATCTCTTGATTTCGCCAATTAACAAACGACGTCAAGGGGACAATCACGGGTAAACTTTTGGTGGTATCATGCGGGCAGTCTAAACCGGAAAGCGAGTATATTGATCTTCTACAGTCGTGCATTCGTCTCCATGAGCCATAGATAGCAGTGTCCATTGCCTTCCCACAAGCAAATGATTGCTGTCAACGACAATATAGGGAGCATTCATTTATCATTACCTTCAAGAAAGCAAGGTGCTTCGCGACCTCCGACTCCGGGTCCCTTATGGGCACGAAACGATAGAAATTCACAACGACGAACTGTTCATCAGTTTCCTCTGGCGAGCTGCCGCTGTGGTCCGGCGAATAAATTGCCGTGCAGTCGCATCTCCGACGACTCCTCGCTTGCTTCTCAGTCCGTAAAGCCGAAAAACCAATTGCCCCGCAATTACTTGTAGAAGATGAACAGAATATAATCCGCCGATTCTCGCAACGGACGGTAGCTCTGTTACAGTTGCTACTGCTATTCGTACTGCTGCTGGTGGTCGCGAGTGCCCTGCTCGGAAGCAGAGGAAGAGTGGGAGAAAGTGCAGAGGCGGAGAGAATGAGCCTCATTTGAGCTCTCTATCACTTCGACGAAGTCACGGATTGAGGTGATATGAGCCTCATGCTGGCGTTTGAAGGTCCGCCATGGAAGCTCAGCTGAGCAACTGGTGAGTTCACGGGTTCGGTCTCCTCCTCCATCTACCGTTATCGCTTGAAGATTGCGACTTTTGAAGAAATTACATTTCGCTCCCTGAAATATAACATGTATACTAATTCACCCTACATGGGGCTGACatccaatcaatcaatcaaaatgCATGTAAGCTTGAATAAATAGAACCGCCTTGGACCCCGTTCGTATTGGATATTACACGATTAAGTGACTGAATAATACCCACCgaatatttattcatttaaagTTTGAGAATAATTATGCATTTGACTCTTAAACCACCGTGTACCATTTGATTA
Above is a window of Punica granatum isolate Tunisia-2019 chromosome 7, ASM765513v2, whole genome shotgun sequence DNA encoding:
- the LOC116214011 gene encoding rhodanese-like domain-containing protein 8, chloroplastic isoform X1, giving the protein MRLILSASALSPTLPLLPSRALATTSSSTNSSSNCNRATVRCENRRIIFCSSSTSNCGAIGFSALRTEKQARSRRRCDCTAIYSPDHSGSSPEETDEQFVVVNFYRFVPIRDPESEVAKHLAFLKDLDVHGRIYLNEQGINAQYSGPSKDALSYVEWLREDGRFSDILVQVSPALNGHAFPKLKVQFKPLVQLEGGISTLPLLDPSIRATPLAPSEWKKKLRTVNASTGECVVLDVRNAGYEWDIGHFRGAKRPEVDCFRSTSFGSSQSKVVSNSDPLADVDKEKTEVLMYCTGGIRCDVYSTILRKKGFKNLYTLKGGVSHYLENEGPTGWVGNLFMFDSRLALPPSAYKPEAIAETHVQEQLLDEDKFAKCHICGSSVRELRHRNCANLDCNLLFLCCEDCIDSFRGCCSSSCTTASRLRPVLPGHQRYKKWHVYRDLEV
- the LOC116214011 gene encoding rhodanese-like domain-containing protein 8, chloroplastic isoform X2 — encoded protein: MRLILSASALSPTLPLLPSRALATTSSSTNSSSNCNRATVRCENRRIIFCSSSTSNCGAIGFSALRTEKQARSRRRCDCTAIYSPDHSGSSPEETDEQFVVVNFYRFVPIRDPESEVAKHLAFLKDLDVHGRIYLNEQGINAQYSGPSKDALSYVEWLREDGRFSDILVQVSPALNGHAFPKLKVQFKPLVQLEGGISTLPLLDPSIRATPLAPSEWKKKLRTVNASTGECVVLDVRNGYEWDIGHFRGAKRPEVDCFRSTSFGSSQSKVVSNSDPLADVDKEKTEVLMYCTGGIRCDVYSTILRKKGFKNLYTLKGGVSHYLENEGPTGWVGNLFMFDSRLALPPSAYKPEAIAETHVQEQLLDEDKFAKCHICGSSVRELRHRNCANLDCNLLFLCCEDCIDSFRGCCSSSCTTASRLRPVLPGHQRYKKWHVYRDLEV